The following are encoded in a window of Solidesulfovibrio magneticus RS-1 genomic DNA:
- a CDS encoding (R)-mandelonitrile lyase: MNITRIGSQASFKGPSDWFSGEVRIDPLFLKAIEPSRMTGGSVTFEPGARTAWHTHPVGQRLIVIAGLGLVQREGGPIKEIRPGDVVWFEPGEKHWHGAASTTSMTHIALQEEQDGVAVEWLEKVTDDQYNAK; the protein is encoded by the coding sequence ATGAACATCACTCGGATCGGATCTCAAGCCAGTTTCAAGGGACCATCGGATTGGTTTTCCGGCGAGGTTCGCATTGATCCACTGTTTTTGAAGGCCATTGAACCTTCACGAATGACCGGCGGCAGCGTTACCTTTGAGCCGGGCGCGCGAACGGCTTGGCACACCCATCCGGTAGGGCAACGGCTTATCGTGATTGCCGGATTAGGCTTGGTCCAGCGGGAGGGCGGGCCCATCAAGGAAATCAGGCCCGGCGACGTAGTTTGGTTTGAACCTGGAGAGAAGCACTGGCACGGAGCAGCCTCGACAACAAGCATGACGCATATTGCGCTCCAAGAGGAACAGGACGGCGTCGCGGTGGAGTGGCTGGAAAAAGTAACCGACGACCAGTACAATGCAAAATAG